The Halobacterium hubeiense genome contains the following window.
ACCGTCTCGGGACGCAGATGATGATTTTGGGTACACAGGTCAGTTTACTTGGTCTCGCTATTGCTCACTACTTCAATCCAGTTGTCGGGCTCACGGTTTTCGCGTCCGGATTCCTCGGAACTATTGGTGTATTCATAGATACTGAGTAGGCGAGTTCGCTCAATCCGTACACTCACTTACCAATTCATCCACTCCAGTTTCAGTCCCCCTCCGAAATGAAGAAAAAGGACTAGCAACGACTGCTAAAATCGACTCGCGAAGCGAGGGCTGGCTGCTTCAGTCCGCGGAGCCGATGAGGCCGGCTTCCTGCAGGTCCTCGCCGTCGACGCTCGTGCGGTAGTCCTCGTGGCTCATGCCGTCGAAACGGTCCACGCCGAAGTTATCCTCGTAGAGGTCCGCGACGCGCTCGCGCTCCTCGTCGCTGAGCGCGGGCGTCTCGGGCGCAGCCGCCCACTCGTCGATGTCTTCTTTCGAGCGGAACGTCGGGGTGACGGTCGCGACCTCGTCGAAGCTCAGGAGCCACTGGATGGCGGCCTGCCCGAGCGTGCGGTCGCCATTCCGTTCGAGGAAGCGGAGGGCTTCGACCTTCTCCCAGCCCGTCTCGTACCACTCGTCGGGGCGGAAGCCGCGGTGGTCGCCCTCGCCGAGTTCGGTGTCGGGGGTGACCTGCTCGTTCAGGAGGCCCGAGGAGTGCGGGACGCGCGGAATCAGGGAGGTCGCGGCGTCCTGCTCGCGGACGTACTCCACGAAGTGGTTGTGGACGTCCTGTTCGAGGACGTTGCCGACGTACTGCACGGAGTCGAACGCCTCCTCGATTGCCGTCTCGCCCTCCGCAAGCCAGCCGATGGAGGGGCCGAGCGCGACGCCGATGGCGTCCGCGCGGCCGTCCTCGCGGAGTTCG
Protein-coding sequences here:
- a CDS encoding aldo/keto reductase; translation: MQHRELGNSGVEVSEVGFGAWVVGTDWWGDRDEDDALEMVEYALDQGITYFDTGDVYGHGRSEELLGKVLDERGDEMTVATKVGYDFYNNPQAGHGELPKEMTVEYLRDAVEKSMDRLGVDHVDVLQLHNPDVAELTPDVVELLDELREDGRADAIGVALGPSIGWLAEGETAIEEAFDSVQYVGNVLEQDVHNHFVEYVREQDAATSLIPRVPHSSGLLNEQVTPDTELGEGDHRGFRPDEWYETGWEKVEALRFLERNGDRTLGQAAIQWLLSFDEVATVTPTFRSKEDIDEWAAAPETPALSDEERERVADLYEDNFGVDRFDGMSHEDYRTSVDGEDLQEAGLIGSAD